One Corynebacterium tuberculostearicum DNA window includes the following coding sequences:
- a CDS encoding LuxR C-terminal-related transcriptional regulator → MIRVLLADDHEIVRLGLRSVLEGAEDIDVVGEVATAEAAVSAAQAGGIDVILMDLRFGAGVEGTRVMGGAEATAQIRSAMATPPKVLVVTNYDTDADILGAIEAGAVGYLLKDAPPHELLAAVRSTAEGDSALSPIVADRLMTRVRTPRTSLTPRELEVLQLVAAGASNRQIGQDLMLSEATVKSHLVHIYDKLGVRSRTSAVAAAREQGVL, encoded by the coding sequence GTGATTCGGGTCCTATTGGCAGATGACCACGAAATCGTCCGCCTGGGTCTGCGCTCCGTGCTTGAGGGCGCAGAGGATATCGACGTCGTAGGGGAGGTCGCTACGGCCGAAGCTGCGGTGTCGGCAGCGCAGGCGGGCGGCATCGATGTCATTTTGATGGACCTGCGCTTCGGCGCGGGCGTGGAAGGAACCCGCGTTATGGGCGGCGCGGAGGCAACCGCGCAGATTCGCTCCGCGATGGCCACCCCGCCCAAGGTCCTCGTGGTTACCAACTATGACACTGATGCGGATATCCTCGGGGCTATCGAAGCTGGCGCCGTGGGCTACCTGCTCAAGGACGCACCACCGCACGAGCTGCTGGCCGCAGTGCGCTCGACTGCGGAGGGTGATTCGGCGCTATCTCCCATCGTGGCCGATAGGCTGATGACTCGCGTGCGTACGCCACGCACCTCGCTCACGCCGCGTGAGCTTGAGGTCTTGCAGCTAGTTGCGGCGGGTGCGTCGAACCGGCAGATTGGCCAGGATCTCATGCTGTCTGAGGCCACGGTGAAGTCCCACCTGGTGCACATTTATGACAAATTGGGCGTGCGCTCGCGCACCTCCGCTGTGGCGGCAGCGCGCGAGCAAGGCGTGCTTTAA
- a CDS encoding Lsr2 family DNA-binding protein, with protein MREWARTQGLPVAHRGKIPQDVIEAYNAAN; from the coding sequence ATCCGCGAATGGGCCCGCACCCAAGGCCTGCCAGTGGCGCACCGCGGAAAGATCCCGCAGGACGTCATCGAGGCCTATAACGCCGCTAATTAA
- a CDS encoding DUF6474 family protein, giving the protein MSILKKVKKARQEARAQAKAAKTRAKAEVKAQSKDRRRQQKLLAKQEKHLIKSEEKGLKKRRKHEEKMAKNELAKLKAGRFNSDNVKRYAGALRTAAPLLLPLLYRGYVGLKTEGEKRKAAKAGVSSDQMASFSGYGAPLKARTAGIRNSLDNTDVPAGFKRDVRDRLQEVDSAIDNAEFMTEQQRRRAHKTISSEIDSITAEIQQRLAQ; this is encoded by the coding sequence ATGAGCATTCTGAAGAAAGTTAAAAAGGCCCGCCAAGAAGCACGCGCACAGGCAAAGGCCGCCAAGACCCGTGCCAAGGCAGAGGTAAAGGCCCAGTCTAAGGACCGTCGCCGCCAGCAAAAGCTCCTGGCCAAGCAGGAAAAGCACCTCATTAAGTCGGAGGAAAAGGGCCTCAAGAAGCGCCGCAAGCATGAGGAGAAGATGGCCAAGAACGAGCTGGCCAAGCTCAAGGCCGGCCGCTTTAACTCCGATAATGTCAAGCGCTACGCCGGTGCGCTGCGCACCGCCGCCCCCCTGCTGCTGCCGCTCCTCTACCGCGGCTACGTGGGCCTGAAGACCGAAGGCGAAAAGCGCAAGGCCGCTAAGGCCGGCGTGAGCTCGGATCAGATGGCTTCCTTCTCCGGCTACGGTGCGCCGCTCAAGGCCCGCACCGCCGGCATCCGCAACTCCCTCGATAACACGGACGTTCCGGCCGGCTTCAAGCGCGATGTGCGTGACCGCCTGCAAGAAGTAGACTCCGCCATCGATAATGCCGAGTTCATGACCGAGCAGCAGCGCCGCCGCGCTCACAAGACCATTAGCTCGGAAATTGACTCCATTACTGCGGAAATCCAGCAGCGCCTGGCCCAGTAA
- a CDS encoding TM0106 family RecB-like putative nuclease produces MEDVVVASDLVGCRYRLVQRRAHPEMPRTHASIARAERHAAAVEAVMEMFPRKGSGRFRRIDLEGDEWERSMRTLEALASGYTHITNAVFATAEWMVRVDLLLREGDKYTPIIVSNHRVARKNDTKTTPAVPTHRLGLSEPLEAPYKLRHHAVDGYRLAFAARALRDLGLDSGRGGAIGQDRTRAFFTETAKFDLERAWNQPLPTAPVRVKECASCRFWSLCEQELVAADDISLFLSGDRAKPYRERGITTVQALIDADLGEPSRLAAAWRAGEVLLRRGGDVHVPRADVEVDVDMEAYLDQGAYLWGAWYDGNYVPFVTWEPLGGRAEAENFAAFWRWLMDVRAKAHAEGKTFAAYCYSSHGENHWMRMSAQRFREVDEREVEEFISSPEWVDMFAHVKRSFAGPFGLGLKVVAPEAGFTWPEEDFDGEESVNARREALAGDLVARQRLLEYNSGDVQATRAVREWMDTGALGTTAL; encoded by the coding sequence GTGGAGGATGTGGTTGTTGCTTCGGACCTTGTGGGGTGCCGCTACCGCTTAGTACAGCGGCGCGCGCACCCCGAGATGCCGCGTACCCATGCCTCGATTGCCCGAGCAGAACGCCACGCGGCCGCAGTGGAGGCCGTCATGGAGATGTTTCCCCGCAAGGGCTCTGGCCGGTTCCGCCGCATCGATCTGGAAGGCGATGAGTGGGAGCGCTCCATGCGCACCCTTGAGGCCTTAGCTTCTGGGTATACGCACATCACCAACGCGGTCTTCGCCACCGCGGAGTGGATGGTGCGCGTAGATTTGCTGTTGCGCGAGGGCGATAAGTACACCCCAATTATCGTGTCCAATCACCGTGTGGCCCGCAAGAACGACACCAAGACGACGCCGGCGGTGCCTACCCACCGCTTGGGCCTGAGTGAGCCGCTCGAGGCGCCGTATAAGCTGCGCCATCATGCGGTAGATGGTTACCGCTTAGCGTTTGCCGCCCGTGCTTTGCGGGATCTCGGACTCGATTCCGGCCGGGGCGGGGCCATCGGCCAGGACCGCACCCGGGCATTTTTTACGGAAACAGCCAAGTTTGATCTGGAACGCGCCTGGAATCAGCCGCTTCCTACCGCCCCGGTGCGGGTCAAGGAGTGCGCGAGCTGCCGCTTTTGGTCTTTGTGCGAGCAAGAGCTGGTGGCGGCGGATGATATTTCGCTCTTCCTATCCGGCGACCGCGCTAAGCCTTATCGCGAGCGCGGGATTACTACCGTGCAGGCGCTTATCGACGCCGACCTGGGCGAGCCCTCGCGCCTTGCTGCCGCCTGGCGCGCCGGGGAGGTGTTGCTGCGCCGCGGCGGCGACGTGCACGTTCCGCGCGCAGACGTGGAGGTAGACGTGGATATGGAAGCCTACCTGGACCAGGGCGCGTATCTATGGGGAGCGTGGTACGACGGTAACTACGTCCCGTTTGTTACGTGGGAGCCGTTGGGTGGGCGCGCCGAGGCAGAGAACTTTGCGGCGTTTTGGCGCTGGTTGATGGATGTGCGTGCTAAAGCCCATGCGGAGGGCAAAACATTTGCTGCATATTGCTACTCGTCCCACGGTGAAAATCACTGGATGCGCATGTCCGCGCAGCGCTTCCGCGAGGTGGATGAGCGGGAAGTAGAAGAGTTTATCTCCTCACCGGAGTGGGTGGATATGTTCGCCCACGTCAAACGATCCTTCGCCGGCCCCTTCGGCCTAGGCCTGAAGGTAGTCGCCCCGGAAGCGGGTTTTACCTGGCCAGAAGAAGACTTCGACGGCGAAGAATCCGTGAACGCGCGCCGCGAGGCGCTAGCCGGTGACCTCGTGGCGCGGCAGCGCTTGCTGGAGTATAACTCCGGCGACGTCCAGGCTACCCGCGCGGTCCGCGAGTGGATGGATACCGGCGCGCTGGGTACTACAGCGCTGTAA
- a CDS encoding copper oxidase, whose protein sequence is MPENKWSARTWHRKASRPVSLWMMVFILVGATHTLVPNYRWVLIHLFTLGLVSNSIIVWSQHLTEKFTQQRLPESTRPTQLARIYGLNAGIILALIGQILMEFWSQHWIVTQVGATLIAFMMLWHAASLFQQWRGAKDKRFRPVVGAYVLSALCLPVGAIFGGLLAVYPGHPTLLLAHIAANIGGFIGLAAAGSLTILFPSIWRTQGINRHIHSSFALLAVGVVATIVGAFLGFPQLGLIAYCCGWALSLQQWLANVLTVAKDPRDRITFASVSVLMASLWLVLSLVYYTVQHFFMPEPALPTLSLLVGFAGQLLIGVMSYLLPSTMGGGPAAVRAGLQQLDKLGLLRATFVNGGLLIWIGTDISLLKVVASLLCILPLAVYPVLIARAVKAQKQVLMKKAEGPDPKPGPEWNQVYAGVAILAVVYALFTAL, encoded by the coding sequence ATGCCTGAGAATAAGTGGTCGGCGCGGACATGGCACCGCAAAGCCTCCCGTCCCGTATCCCTATGGATGATGGTTTTCATCCTCGTGGGTGCAACGCATACCTTGGTCCCGAACTACCGGTGGGTACTCATCCACCTATTCACCCTCGGACTGGTGAGCAATAGCATCATCGTGTGGTCCCAGCACCTGACGGAGAAATTCACCCAACAGCGCCTCCCCGAATCCACTCGGCCTACCCAATTGGCCCGCATCTATGGCCTCAATGCCGGAATCATCCTCGCGTTAATCGGTCAAATCCTCATGGAGTTCTGGTCCCAGCACTGGATTGTTACCCAGGTGGGCGCCACACTCATTGCGTTCATGATGCTCTGGCATGCAGCATCGCTTTTCCAGCAATGGCGCGGTGCCAAAGATAAACGCTTCCGCCCCGTGGTGGGCGCTTATGTACTTTCCGCCCTGTGCCTGCCGGTGGGTGCCATCTTTGGCGGCCTGCTGGCCGTCTACCCCGGCCATCCCACGCTGCTACTCGCCCATATCGCGGCCAATATCGGCGGATTCATCGGCTTGGCCGCGGCCGGTTCTCTTACCATCCTTTTCCCCTCCATCTGGCGCACCCAAGGTATTAATCGCCACATACACTCCTCCTTTGCGCTGCTCGCAGTCGGTGTGGTTGCCACCATCGTGGGCGCTTTCCTCGGCTTCCCCCAGTTGGGACTTATAGCCTACTGCTGCGGTTGGGCGCTGAGCTTGCAGCAGTGGCTCGCTAATGTGCTGACGGTGGCTAAGGACCCGCGCGATCGCATCACCTTTGCCTCGGTCTCCGTGCTCATGGCCTCGCTATGGCTGGTGCTGTCTTTGGTGTATTACACGGTGCAGCATTTCTTTATGCCCGAGCCGGCGCTGCCCACCCTCTCCTTGCTGGTGGGGTTTGCCGGTCAACTGCTCATCGGCGTGATGAGCTACCTCTTGCCCAGCACCATGGGTGGCGGCCCCGCTGCCGTCCGGGCGGGCTTGCAGCAACTGGACAAACTCGGCCTCCTGCGCGCCACCTTCGTCAACGGTGGGCTGCTCATCTGGATCGGCACCGATATTTCCCTGCTTAAGGTGGTCGCCTCCCTCTTGTGCATCCTGCCCCTGGCGGTCTACCCCGTGCTCATCGCCCGGGCGGTCAAGGCCCAGAAGCAGGTCTTGATGAAGAAGGCGGAGGGCCCGGATCCGAAGCCGGGGCCAGAATGGAACCAGGTCTATGCGGGCGTAGCGATCCTCGCGGTCGTCTACGCCCTATTTACAGCGCTGTAG
- a CDS encoding MFS transporter: MTRTRRATVAMLLVGLAIFSSLYSTQAILPTLVDNMGLSSTEAAMTVSAATGALALCVVPASILSERFGRGRILLISAVAATGVGLIVPLAQEGWQLIVVRGLQGALLSGAPATAMAWLSEELEDKALPRAMGLYIAGTSVGGLTGRLIPTGLVEISTWRWALFGSALVSLTFAITAWLLLPTQRNFRPKSIHLKTESRALFGHWANRDLALLFLTAFLSMGTFVSMYNFLTFRLIDDFGLAPSLAGLAFLFYLTGTWSSARAGSLVARIGHGKTLFASAVLFALGIALCAGNLPMTLLGMIAFTVGFFAVHSTASGWVGQIATHDRAEASSMYVFCYYFGSSVVSACAGLLFDALSWPLFIAFFTAVALALTALTWTKIKSD; this comes from the coding sequence ATGACTCGAACGCGGCGCGCTACGGTAGCCATGCTCCTTGTGGGCTTGGCTATATTCTCCAGCCTGTATTCCACCCAAGCTATTCTTCCCACGCTGGTAGACAATATGGGCCTTTCTTCCACCGAGGCGGCCATGACCGTATCGGCCGCCACGGGCGCGCTGGCCCTATGCGTGGTGCCCGCATCGATTCTCTCCGAGCGTTTCGGTCGCGGACGTATCCTGCTCATTTCGGCCGTTGCCGCGACCGGCGTGGGGCTCATTGTTCCCCTCGCCCAGGAGGGGTGGCAGCTCATCGTGGTACGCGGCCTGCAGGGTGCGCTGCTCTCTGGCGCCCCCGCCACCGCAATGGCATGGCTTTCTGAAGAACTCGAGGACAAAGCCCTGCCGCGGGCTATGGGCCTATACATTGCAGGCACCTCCGTCGGTGGCCTTACCGGCCGCCTCATCCCCACCGGACTGGTGGAGATTTCCACGTGGCGCTGGGCGCTCTTCGGCTCGGCGCTGGTCTCACTCACCTTTGCCATTACGGCTTGGCTGCTGCTTCCTACCCAACGCAATTTCCGGCCTAAATCCATCCATCTCAAGACCGAAAGCAGGGCACTCTTTGGTCATTGGGCCAACCGGGATTTGGCCTTGCTCTTTCTCACCGCATTCCTGTCCATGGGCACGTTTGTCTCCATGTATAACTTCTTAACCTTCCGGCTCATCGATGATTTTGGTCTGGCCCCTTCGCTAGCCGGCTTGGCCTTTTTGTTTTACCTCACCGGCACATGGTCCTCAGCGCGAGCAGGTTCCCTTGTCGCACGCATAGGCCATGGGAAAACCCTATTCGCCTCTGCCGTGCTTTTTGCCCTTGGCATCGCGCTGTGCGCCGGCAACCTACCGATGACGCTTCTGGGCATGATCGCCTTTACCGTGGGCTTCTTCGCGGTGCATTCCACCGCCTCTGGGTGGGTGGGCCAGATCGCCACCCATGACCGCGCGGAGGCTTCTTCGATGTATGTGTTCTGCTATTACTTCGGCTCTTCTGTGGTGAGCGCATGTGCCGGCCTGCTTTTCGACGCCCTATCGTGGCCCCTCTTCATTGCCTTCTTCACCGCCGTAGCCCTCGCCCTTACTGCACTGACTTGGACCAAGATTAAATCCGACTAA
- a CDS encoding LysR family transcriptional regulator, translating into MNVEDVRGFLAVVDHGRVGAAADELGISQSALTRRVQRVEASLGARLFERTGRTLHVNSRGRAFAAAGRDMLRAYQVGRDDVARLMDPERGTVRLDFMHSLGTWLVPDLLKSYRAQHPHVDIRLHQGAAQELVSRVENGESDLALVGPRPDAALGWHQIKVQRLGLAVPEGHWAANRREVKLAEFAAEPFIGMLPGYGTRMLLDALADDAGFSPHLVFESMELTTVAGLVAAGLGVALLPLDDPYLQVGSLIPLTPPAYRELGLVWRAGDDAPPVRQFREFIRA; encoded by the coding sequence ATGAATGTGGAGGATGTCCGCGGCTTCCTCGCCGTGGTGGATCATGGTCGCGTGGGCGCTGCGGCCGATGAATTGGGGATCTCCCAATCCGCGCTGACCCGCCGCGTACAGCGCGTAGAAGCTAGTCTTGGCGCCCGCCTTTTCGAGCGCACTGGGCGCACCCTGCACGTGAACTCGCGCGGGAGGGCCTTCGCTGCGGCTGGGCGGGACATGCTCCGCGCCTATCAGGTAGGGCGGGACGATGTTGCCCGCCTCATGGATCCAGAGCGCGGCACCGTGCGCCTAGATTTCATGCACTCGTTGGGCACCTGGCTGGTTCCGGACCTACTCAAGAGTTATCGCGCGCAGCACCCGCACGTGGATATTCGCCTGCATCAAGGCGCGGCGCAGGAGCTGGTGAGCAGGGTGGAAAACGGCGAATCCGACCTCGCCCTCGTGGGCCCGCGGCCTGATGCGGCCCTGGGATGGCACCAGATAAAGGTGCAACGACTAGGCCTTGCGGTACCGGAAGGCCATTGGGCAGCGAACCGGCGGGAGGTGAAACTAGCGGAATTCGCTGCAGAACCGTTCATCGGCATGCTGCCGGGCTATGGCACGCGCATGCTTCTCGATGCCCTCGCGGACGACGCTGGCTTTAGCCCCCACCTCGTCTTCGAGTCAATGGAGCTTACTACCGTTGCGGGGCTGGTAGCGGCAGGACTCGGGGTGGCACTGTTGCCGCTGGATGATCCCTATCTGCAGGTGGGGAGCCTGATCCCCCTCACGCCGCCAGCGTACCGCGAGCTCGGTTTGGTGTGGCGCGCCGGGGATGATGCGCCCCCAGTGCGGCAATTCCGGGAATTTATCCGGGCATAG